The following proteins are encoded in a genomic region of Ammospiza caudacuta isolate bAmmCau1 chromosome 3, bAmmCau1.pri, whole genome shotgun sequence:
- the PPP4R3B gene encoding serine/threonine-protein phosphatase 4 regulatory subunit 3B isoform X1, giving the protein MSDTRRRVKVYTLNEDRQWDDRGTGHVSSSYVERLKGMSLLVRAESDGSLLLESKINPNTAYQKQQDTLIVWSEAENYDLALSFQEKAGCDEIWEKICQVQGKDPSVEVTQDLIESEEEHIEEMPETSPLIDLPTCELNKLEEIADLVTSVLSSPIRREKLALALENEGYIKKLLQLFQVCENLENTEGLHHLYEIIRGILFLNKATLFEVMFSDECIMDVVGCLEYDPSLAQPKRHREFLTKTAKFKEVIPITDSELRQKIHQTYRVQYIQDIILPTPSVFEENFLSTLTSFIFFNKVEIVSMLQEDEKFLSEVFAQLTDEATDDDKRCELVNFFKEFCAFSQTLQPQNRDAFFKTLAKLGILPALEIVMGMDDLQVRSAATDIFSYLVEFSPSMVREFVMQEAQQSDDDILLINVVIEQMICDTDPELGGAVQLMGLLRTLIDPENMLATANKTEKSEFLNFFYNHCMHVLTAPLLANTSEDKCEKDAVVGSTKSNTICPDNYQTAQLLALILELLTFCVEHHTYHIKNYIMNKDLLRRVLVLMNSKHTFLALCALRFMRRIIGLKDEFYNRYITKGNLFEPVINALLDNGTRYNLLNSAVIELFEFIRVEDIKSLIAHIVENFYNALESIEYVQTFKGLKTKYEQEKDRQSQKLNSVPSILRSNRFRRDARALEEDEEMWFNEDEEEEGEAVVPPVEKSKQEDDFPDSYEKFMETKKAKESEDKENLPKRTSAGGFKFTFSHSASAANGANGANSKSVAAQTSPASSNGSSSKSTALSPAVPAPKGSLVGLVDYPDDEDDDEEEETSPRKRPRLGS; this is encoded by the exons GACACCCTGATTGTTTGGTCAGAAGCAGAGAACTATGATTTAGCACTGAGTTTCCAAGAAAAAGCTGGCTGTGatgaaatttgggaaaaaatctgCCAG GTTCAGGGTAAGGATCCTTCAGTGGAAGTCACGCAGGACCTGATAGAGTCAGAAGAGGAACACATCGAGGAGATGCCTGAAACCAGTCCTCTGATTGACCTTCCTACTTGTGAGCTCAACAAACTTGAAGAGATTGCTGACCTAGTTACCTCTGTTCTTTCCTCACCCATCCGCAGGGAAAAGCTGGCCCTGGCCTTGGAGAACGAGGGCTACATTAAAAaactgctgcagcttttccaagtCTGTGAGAATTTAGAGAACACCGAGGGTTTGCATCATTTGTATGAAATTATTCGAGGGATTTTGTTCCTCAACAAAGCAACTCTGTTTGAGGTGATGTTCTCTGATGAGTGCATCATGGATGTGGTTGGATGCCTGGAGTATGATCCTTCTTTGGCTCAGCCAAAACGGCACAGGGAGTTCTTGaccaaaacagcaaaatttaAGGAGGTTATTCCTATTACAGACTCTGAACTCAGGCAAAAAATCCACCAGACTTACAGGGTACAGTATATTCAGGACATCATCCTCCCGACACCATCTGTTTTTGAAGAGAATTTTCTTTCTACCCTcacttcctttattttcttcaacAAAGTTGAGATTGTCAGTATGTTGCAG GAAGACGAGAAGTTTTTATCAGAAGTTTTTGCACAATTGACAGACGAAGCTACAGACGATGACAAACGGTGTGAACTG GTGAACTTCTTCAAGGAATTCTGCGCCTTTTCTCAGACGTTACAACCTCAGAACAGAGATGCGTTTTTCAAAACTTTGGCAAAGTTGGGAATTCTTCCAGCTCTTGAAATTGTAATG GGAATGGATGATCTGCAAGTTAGATCTGCTGCTACAGATATATTTTCTTATCTAGTAGAATTTAGCCCATCCATGGTCCGAGAATTTGTGATGCAAGAGGCCCAGCAGAGTGATGAT GACATCCTCCTCATCAACGTGGTGATTGAGCAGATGATCTGTGACACAGACCCGGAGCTGGGGGGAGCTGTGCAGTTAATGGGGCTGCTGAGAACTCTGATTGACCCGGAGAACATGCTGGCCACAGCCAAT aaaacagaaaagagtgAATTTCTCAATTTCTTCTATAACCATTGTATGCACGTTCTCACTGCTCCACTTCTGGCCAATACATCAGAGGATAAATGTGAAAAAG ATGCAGTAGTTGGATCCACTAAGAGTAATACAATTTGTCCTG ATAATTACCAAACAGCACAACTACTTGCCTTAATTTTGGAGCTGCTTACTTTCTGTGTGGAACACCACACATATCACATCAAGAATTACATTATGAACAAAGATTTGCTAAGAAGAGTGCTGGTATTGATGAATTCAAAACACACATTTCTGGCCTTGT GTGCTCTTCGCTTTATGAGGAGGATAATTGGGCTGAAGGATGAATTCTACAACCGTTACATCACCAAGGGAAACCTCTTTGAGCCCGTGATCAACGCCCTGCTGGACAACGGCACGCGCTACAACCTGCTCAACTCTGCTGTCATCGAGCTCTTCGAGTTCATCCGCGTG GAAGATATTAAGTCCCTTATTGCACATATAGTTGAAAACTTCTATAATGCACTTGAATCTATTGAGTATGTTCAGACCTTCAAGGGACTGAAGACAAAATACGAGCAGGAAAAGGATCGACAAAGCCAGAAGCTGAACAG TGTCCCATCCATATTGCGTAGCAATAGATTCCGCAGGGATGCCAGAGCCTtggaggaggatgaagaaatGTGGTTCAATgaagatgaagaggaagaaggcGAAGCTGTTGTACCTCCAGTTGAGAAGTCAAAACAGGAGGATGATTTTCCAGATAGCTATGAGAAATTTATGGAAACTAAAAAAG CTAAGGAGAGTGAAGACAAAGAGAATCTTCCAAAAAGGACTTCAGCTGGGGGATTCAAATTCACTTTTTCCCACTCAGCCAGCGCAGCCAACGGTGCGAACGGTGCAAACAGCAAATCCGTGGCAGCTCAGACATCACCAGCCAGCTCCAACGGCTCCTCCTCCAAGAGCACGGCCCTGAGCCCGGCAGTGCCAGCCCCCAAG GGAAGTCTAGTTGGGCTAGTGGATTATCctgatgatgaagatgatgatgaagaGGAGGAGACATCTCCAAGGAAAAGACCTCGTCTGGGTTcataa
- the PPP4R3B gene encoding serine/threonine-protein phosphatase 4 regulatory subunit 3B isoform X3 — MSDTRRRVKVYTLNEDRQWDDRGTGHVSSSYVERLKGMSLLVRAESDGSLLLESKINPNTAYQKQQDTLIVWSEAENYDLALSFQEKAGCDEIWEKICQVQGKDPSVEVTQDLIESEEEHIEEMPETSPLIDLPTCELNKLEEIADLVTSVLSSPIRREKLALALENEGYIKKLLQLFQVCENLENTEGLHHLYEIIRGILFLNKATLFEVMFSDECIMDVVGCLEYDPSLAQPKRHREFLTKTAKFKEVIPITDSELRQKIHQTYRVQYIQDIILPTPSVFEENFLSTLTSFIFFNKVEIVSMLQEDEKFLSEVFAQLTDEATDDDKRCELVNFFKEFCAFSQTLQPQNRDAFFKTLAKLGILPALEIVMGMDDLQVRSAATDIFSYLVEFSPSMVREFVMQEAQQSDDDILLINVVIEQMICDTDPELGGAVQLMGLLRTLIDPENMLATANKTEKSEFLNFFYNHCMHVLTAPLLANTSEDKCEKDAVVGSTKSNTICPDNYQTAQLLALILELLTFCVEHHTYHIKNYIMNKDLLRRVLVLMNSKHTFLALCALRFMRRIIGLKDEFYNRYITKGNLFEPVINALLDNGTRYNLLNSAVIELFEFIRVEDIKSLIAHIVENFYNALESIEYVQTFKGLKTKYEQEKDRQSQKLNSVPSILRSNRFRRDARALEEDEEMWFNEDEEEEGEAVVPPVEKSKQEDDFPDSYEKFMETKKASAANGANGANSKSVAAQTSPASSNGSSSKSTALSPAVPAPKGSLVGLVDYPDDEDDDEEEETSPRKRPRLGS; from the exons GACACCCTGATTGTTTGGTCAGAAGCAGAGAACTATGATTTAGCACTGAGTTTCCAAGAAAAAGCTGGCTGTGatgaaatttgggaaaaaatctgCCAG GTTCAGGGTAAGGATCCTTCAGTGGAAGTCACGCAGGACCTGATAGAGTCAGAAGAGGAACACATCGAGGAGATGCCTGAAACCAGTCCTCTGATTGACCTTCCTACTTGTGAGCTCAACAAACTTGAAGAGATTGCTGACCTAGTTACCTCTGTTCTTTCCTCACCCATCCGCAGGGAAAAGCTGGCCCTGGCCTTGGAGAACGAGGGCTACATTAAAAaactgctgcagcttttccaagtCTGTGAGAATTTAGAGAACACCGAGGGTTTGCATCATTTGTATGAAATTATTCGAGGGATTTTGTTCCTCAACAAAGCAACTCTGTTTGAGGTGATGTTCTCTGATGAGTGCATCATGGATGTGGTTGGATGCCTGGAGTATGATCCTTCTTTGGCTCAGCCAAAACGGCACAGGGAGTTCTTGaccaaaacagcaaaatttaAGGAGGTTATTCCTATTACAGACTCTGAACTCAGGCAAAAAATCCACCAGACTTACAGGGTACAGTATATTCAGGACATCATCCTCCCGACACCATCTGTTTTTGAAGAGAATTTTCTTTCTACCCTcacttcctttattttcttcaacAAAGTTGAGATTGTCAGTATGTTGCAG GAAGACGAGAAGTTTTTATCAGAAGTTTTTGCACAATTGACAGACGAAGCTACAGACGATGACAAACGGTGTGAACTG GTGAACTTCTTCAAGGAATTCTGCGCCTTTTCTCAGACGTTACAACCTCAGAACAGAGATGCGTTTTTCAAAACTTTGGCAAAGTTGGGAATTCTTCCAGCTCTTGAAATTGTAATG GGAATGGATGATCTGCAAGTTAGATCTGCTGCTACAGATATATTTTCTTATCTAGTAGAATTTAGCCCATCCATGGTCCGAGAATTTGTGATGCAAGAGGCCCAGCAGAGTGATGAT GACATCCTCCTCATCAACGTGGTGATTGAGCAGATGATCTGTGACACAGACCCGGAGCTGGGGGGAGCTGTGCAGTTAATGGGGCTGCTGAGAACTCTGATTGACCCGGAGAACATGCTGGCCACAGCCAAT aaaacagaaaagagtgAATTTCTCAATTTCTTCTATAACCATTGTATGCACGTTCTCACTGCTCCACTTCTGGCCAATACATCAGAGGATAAATGTGAAAAAG ATGCAGTAGTTGGATCCACTAAGAGTAATACAATTTGTCCTG ATAATTACCAAACAGCACAACTACTTGCCTTAATTTTGGAGCTGCTTACTTTCTGTGTGGAACACCACACATATCACATCAAGAATTACATTATGAACAAAGATTTGCTAAGAAGAGTGCTGGTATTGATGAATTCAAAACACACATTTCTGGCCTTGT GTGCTCTTCGCTTTATGAGGAGGATAATTGGGCTGAAGGATGAATTCTACAACCGTTACATCACCAAGGGAAACCTCTTTGAGCCCGTGATCAACGCCCTGCTGGACAACGGCACGCGCTACAACCTGCTCAACTCTGCTGTCATCGAGCTCTTCGAGTTCATCCGCGTG GAAGATATTAAGTCCCTTATTGCACATATAGTTGAAAACTTCTATAATGCACTTGAATCTATTGAGTATGTTCAGACCTTCAAGGGACTGAAGACAAAATACGAGCAGGAAAAGGATCGACAAAGCCAGAAGCTGAACAG TGTCCCATCCATATTGCGTAGCAATAGATTCCGCAGGGATGCCAGAGCCTtggaggaggatgaagaaatGTGGTTCAATgaagatgaagaggaagaaggcGAAGCTGTTGTACCTCCAGTTGAGAAGTCAAAACAGGAGGATGATTTTCCAGATAGCTATGAGAAATTTATGGAAACTAAAAAAG CCAGCGCAGCCAACGGTGCGAACGGTGCAAACAGCAAATCCGTGGCAGCTCAGACATCACCAGCCAGCTCCAACGGCTCCTCCTCCAAGAGCACGGCCCTGAGCCCGGCAGTGCCAGCCCCCAAG GGAAGTCTAGTTGGGCTAGTGGATTATCctgatgatgaagatgatgatgaagaGGAGGAGACATCTCCAAGGAAAAGACCTCGTCTGGGTTcataa
- the PPP4R3B gene encoding serine/threonine-protein phosphatase 4 regulatory subunit 3B isoform X2 has protein sequence MGRQGHRARLLQLRGAAEGDVAAGSLLLESKINPNTAYQKQQDTLIVWSEAENYDLALSFQEKAGCDEIWEKICQVQGKDPSVEVTQDLIESEEEHIEEMPETSPLIDLPTCELNKLEEIADLVTSVLSSPIRREKLALALENEGYIKKLLQLFQVCENLENTEGLHHLYEIIRGILFLNKATLFEVMFSDECIMDVVGCLEYDPSLAQPKRHREFLTKTAKFKEVIPITDSELRQKIHQTYRVQYIQDIILPTPSVFEENFLSTLTSFIFFNKVEIVSMLQEDEKFLSEVFAQLTDEATDDDKRCELVNFFKEFCAFSQTLQPQNRDAFFKTLAKLGILPALEIVMGMDDLQVRSAATDIFSYLVEFSPSMVREFVMQEAQQSDDDILLINVVIEQMICDTDPELGGAVQLMGLLRTLIDPENMLATANKTEKSEFLNFFYNHCMHVLTAPLLANTSEDKCEKDAVVGSTKSNTICPDNYQTAQLLALILELLTFCVEHHTYHIKNYIMNKDLLRRVLVLMNSKHTFLALCALRFMRRIIGLKDEFYNRYITKGNLFEPVINALLDNGTRYNLLNSAVIELFEFIRVEDIKSLIAHIVENFYNALESIEYVQTFKGLKTKYEQEKDRQSQKLNSVPSILRSNRFRRDARALEEDEEMWFNEDEEEEGEAVVPPVEKSKQEDDFPDSYEKFMETKKAKESEDKENLPKRTSAGGFKFTFSHSASAANGANGANSKSVAAQTSPASSNGSSSKSTALSPAVPAPKGSLVGLVDYPDDEDDDEEEETSPRKRPRLGS, from the exons GACACCCTGATTGTTTGGTCAGAAGCAGAGAACTATGATTTAGCACTGAGTTTCCAAGAAAAAGCTGGCTGTGatgaaatttgggaaaaaatctgCCAG GTTCAGGGTAAGGATCCTTCAGTGGAAGTCACGCAGGACCTGATAGAGTCAGAAGAGGAACACATCGAGGAGATGCCTGAAACCAGTCCTCTGATTGACCTTCCTACTTGTGAGCTCAACAAACTTGAAGAGATTGCTGACCTAGTTACCTCTGTTCTTTCCTCACCCATCCGCAGGGAAAAGCTGGCCCTGGCCTTGGAGAACGAGGGCTACATTAAAAaactgctgcagcttttccaagtCTGTGAGAATTTAGAGAACACCGAGGGTTTGCATCATTTGTATGAAATTATTCGAGGGATTTTGTTCCTCAACAAAGCAACTCTGTTTGAGGTGATGTTCTCTGATGAGTGCATCATGGATGTGGTTGGATGCCTGGAGTATGATCCTTCTTTGGCTCAGCCAAAACGGCACAGGGAGTTCTTGaccaaaacagcaaaatttaAGGAGGTTATTCCTATTACAGACTCTGAACTCAGGCAAAAAATCCACCAGACTTACAGGGTACAGTATATTCAGGACATCATCCTCCCGACACCATCTGTTTTTGAAGAGAATTTTCTTTCTACCCTcacttcctttattttcttcaacAAAGTTGAGATTGTCAGTATGTTGCAG GAAGACGAGAAGTTTTTATCAGAAGTTTTTGCACAATTGACAGACGAAGCTACAGACGATGACAAACGGTGTGAACTG GTGAACTTCTTCAAGGAATTCTGCGCCTTTTCTCAGACGTTACAACCTCAGAACAGAGATGCGTTTTTCAAAACTTTGGCAAAGTTGGGAATTCTTCCAGCTCTTGAAATTGTAATG GGAATGGATGATCTGCAAGTTAGATCTGCTGCTACAGATATATTTTCTTATCTAGTAGAATTTAGCCCATCCATGGTCCGAGAATTTGTGATGCAAGAGGCCCAGCAGAGTGATGAT GACATCCTCCTCATCAACGTGGTGATTGAGCAGATGATCTGTGACACAGACCCGGAGCTGGGGGGAGCTGTGCAGTTAATGGGGCTGCTGAGAACTCTGATTGACCCGGAGAACATGCTGGCCACAGCCAAT aaaacagaaaagagtgAATTTCTCAATTTCTTCTATAACCATTGTATGCACGTTCTCACTGCTCCACTTCTGGCCAATACATCAGAGGATAAATGTGAAAAAG ATGCAGTAGTTGGATCCACTAAGAGTAATACAATTTGTCCTG ATAATTACCAAACAGCACAACTACTTGCCTTAATTTTGGAGCTGCTTACTTTCTGTGTGGAACACCACACATATCACATCAAGAATTACATTATGAACAAAGATTTGCTAAGAAGAGTGCTGGTATTGATGAATTCAAAACACACATTTCTGGCCTTGT GTGCTCTTCGCTTTATGAGGAGGATAATTGGGCTGAAGGATGAATTCTACAACCGTTACATCACCAAGGGAAACCTCTTTGAGCCCGTGATCAACGCCCTGCTGGACAACGGCACGCGCTACAACCTGCTCAACTCTGCTGTCATCGAGCTCTTCGAGTTCATCCGCGTG GAAGATATTAAGTCCCTTATTGCACATATAGTTGAAAACTTCTATAATGCACTTGAATCTATTGAGTATGTTCAGACCTTCAAGGGACTGAAGACAAAATACGAGCAGGAAAAGGATCGACAAAGCCAGAAGCTGAACAG TGTCCCATCCATATTGCGTAGCAATAGATTCCGCAGGGATGCCAGAGCCTtggaggaggatgaagaaatGTGGTTCAATgaagatgaagaggaagaaggcGAAGCTGTTGTACCTCCAGTTGAGAAGTCAAAACAGGAGGATGATTTTCCAGATAGCTATGAGAAATTTATGGAAACTAAAAAAG CTAAGGAGAGTGAAGACAAAGAGAATCTTCCAAAAAGGACTTCAGCTGGGGGATTCAAATTCACTTTTTCCCACTCAGCCAGCGCAGCCAACGGTGCGAACGGTGCAAACAGCAAATCCGTGGCAGCTCAGACATCACCAGCCAGCTCCAACGGCTCCTCCTCCAAGAGCACGGCCCTGAGCCCGGCAGTGCCAGCCCCCAAG GGAAGTCTAGTTGGGCTAGTGGATTATCctgatgatgaagatgatgatgaagaGGAGGAGACATCTCCAAGGAAAAGACCTCGTCTGGGTTcataa